The DNA region CGCCGAGTCGGGCCTCCAGCTGCCGGACCTGGTCGCCGATGCCACAGGTCTCGACGATGGCCTTCCACTGCTTGAGCGTCAGGCCCACCAGCATCACGCGCCGGCCGTCGGCGCAGGTGAAGTCGCGGCCGAAGGCGCCGAACAGGTCGTTGCCGTGCCGCTCGCGCGGCTGGCCCAGTTCGGCCTCGGTGACCAAGCCCAGGTGCGCCACCACCGCCAGCGCCACGTCTTCCAGCGACAGCTTCACGTGCTGGCCCTGCCCGCTGCGGCGGCGGTGCCGCTCCGCCGCCAGCAGGCCCACCGCGACCATCTGGCCGGTGATCAGGTCCCAGGCCGGCAGCACGTGGTTGACCGCGCCCGTGCCGTCGCGCGGGCCGGTCATGAACGGCAGGCCGACGCGGGCGTTGACCGTGTAGTCGACCGCCGAGCCACCCAGCCGGTCGCCCATCAGCGTGAACTGGATCAGGTCGGCGCGCCTGGCGCGCAGCTTGTCGTGGTCGAGCCAGCCGCGCGGCGGGAAGTTGGTGAGGAACAGGCCGGCGTCGTCGCCGGGCGCGGTGGCCAGGGCCATCGCCAGTTCGCGCCCCTCGGGCGTGGCCAGGTCCAGCACCACCGACCGCTTGGCCTTGTTCAGGCCGGTCCAGAACAGGCTGGTGCCCTCCGGCGTCACCGGCCAGCGGCGGTAGTCCAGGCCGCCCCCGACGGAGTCGATGCGGATCACGTCGGCGCCCATCTGCGCCAGCGTCATGCCACCCAGCGGGGCAGCGACGAACGCCGCAGCCTCGACCACGCGCAGGCCCGCCAGCACGCCGGTCATGCGCCGGCTCCCGCCAGGCCCAGGGCGCGCTCCATCAGGCCGCGCGCCACGACCTTCAGCGCCAGCGTCTCCTCCGCCCCCTCGAAGATGGACAGCACGCGGGCGTCGACGAAGTAGCGGCTCACCGGCGTCTCCTCGGCGTAGCCCATGCCGCCGTGCAGCTGCAGGGCCTCGCGCGTCACCATCTCGGCCGACCGGCAGGCCAGCAGCTTGACCAGGCTGGCCTCCATGCGGCCCTGGCCGGCGTCGATGAGGCCGGCCACGCGGTAGGCGAGCCGGCGGCAGGCCGCCAGCCGCGCGCCCATGCGCGCCAGCTTGGCCTGGGTGAGCGGGAAGTCCACCAGCGGCGAGCCGAACACCTTGCGGTCGTGGCCGTAGCGGATGGCCGCGCGCAGGGCCGCGCGCATCACGCCGCAGGCGCGGGCCGCGGTCTGCATGCGGCCGCCCACCATGCCGGCCATGGTGAGGTAGAAGCCCTGGCCCAGGCCGGCCTCGCCGCCCACCACGTTGGCGTCGGGCACGAAGAAGTCCTCGAACGACAGGTCGAACGAGTGCATGCCTCGGTAGCCGATGGTCGGGATGGCGCGGCCGGTCAGGCGGCCGCCGCCCTCCTGCTCGACGCTGAACTCGTGCGTGTCGAACGAGGGCTTTTCCACCAGCAGCAGGCTCAGGCCCTTGTGGCCCAGCGAGCGGTCGGGGTGGGTGCGGGTCACGACCATCAGCACGCCGGCCTTGCCGGCGAAGGTGCACCAGGTCTTGGCACCGGTCAGGCGCCAGCCGCCCTCCACCTTCGTGCCGCGCAGCGCCAGCCCCGCCACGTCGGAGCCGTAGTCGGGCTCGGTGATGGCGATGGCGCACAGCGGATCGCCCGCCGCCAGCCTCGGCAGCCAGGACGCCTTCTGCGCCTCGGTGCCGCCCGCCATCAGCGCGCGGCTCAGGATCTCGGGCCGGGTGATCAGGCTGCCGGCCGCGGCCAGCGAACCCTCGGACAAGGCCTCGGTCACCACCACCATCAGCAGCGTGTCCTCGCGGTCGTTCGGGCTGCTGCCGCCGAACCGCTCGGGAATCGCCAGCCCGAACACGCCCATCTCGCGCAGCGGCTGCAGCAGCGACTCGGGCACGGTGCGGTCGTGGCGGTGGATGGCCTCGGCCTGCGGCGCGACGACGTCGGCGGCGAAGCGTCGGAACGCGTCCTGCGCCAGGGCGTGCTGCTCGTCCAGCGCGACCGGCCCGAGCTCGCCGTCGGAGGCGGCCACCGCACGGCCGGCGGCTTCCAGCGCCCGCGCGCCGGAACCCGCCGCGCGCAGCAAGTCCCAGTCGGTGCCGGCGCGCAACTGGCGCAGCGCGGCCAGGTCCAGGCCGGCCTCGAGATAGACCGTCTCCAGCTTGTCGAGCACCGAGGCGACCGCATCGGCCGCGAACAGCAGCGCCAGCGCCCCTTCGATGGCCGGCGCGTCGTCGGCGACCGCGGCCAGTGCAGTTTCGCTGGCCAGCAGGTCGGCGCCCGCCCAGGCGAGCTCGAAGCTCGCCACCTGCTGCTGGTCGAGCTTGCGGCCGTCGAGCCTGCCGTTCGACAGGCACTGCCGTCCCAGCGCCAGCGTGCCGGCATCGAATGCCGCGCGCACGCCGCCGAGCAGCCTGCGGGCGGCAGCGAGGGCCGCGGTCCCCGGGTCGAGCCCGGGGCAGGCTCTTGCGTCGTCCTTCATGTCGTTCTCCTGCACCGCGGGCATTGTCGCCTGCACGTGGCCGGGGTTCGCCACCCCTGCACGCGGTCAAGGGGATCGCACGATCGGAAATGTCCCGGTCGCGCGGGCGCTGGAGATCCGGGTCGGCTGCTGGTCGCCTAGGGTGCCTGTCGGACGTGCCGGAGGCAGTCGTCCAGTGCCCGTTGCGCAGCAGCCCGGGCGTCCTCGAGCTGCTGCCGCAGGACACTGGAGGGTGACCGCACCGATCCCGCGTCCTCCAGGGCCTGCGCGATCATCAGCCTCTTCTCGAGGTCCATCACCGCGCGCTCGACGTCGTGCCATCGCTGGAACGGCTCGTCCATGTCTGCGCGCAGGAATGAGCTGGAGTCCCCCGGCACGGCGATCGCGTGGGGATGCTAGGACCGATCCACCCCGGCCAGGCCGGCCAGCACCTCGCTGACCGAGGCGGTGTCGTGCTTGGCACGCCCCTGGGCCATGGCAGCGCTGTAGATGGGAACGCAGGCGCTGAACAGCGGGGTCGGGCAATCGACCGACCGCGCCATGTCGCCGATGACCTGCATGTCCTTCTGCCACACCTCGACCTTCATGGTGGCCGGCTCGTAGCGTCGCTCGATCATGAAGGGCATGCGCAGGCGCATCACGCCCGTGCCGATCACCGGGCTGTTGCCGAACAGCTCCAGGACCTGGCGAGGATCGAGTCCCATCTTGCGCGCGAGATTGGTCGACTCGGCGCACGCCACGTTGAGGATCGCCACCAGGTGGTTGGCCGCGAACTTCATCTTGGTGCCGTTGCCGTAGGCGCCCACGAACGGCACCATCTGGGTGAACACCTGCAGCAGGGGCCTGGCCCGCTCGTAGCTGGGCTCGGCGCCGCTGCAATAGATGGTCCAGGCCCCTTCCTTCATGCGCACGGCGGTGCCGCTGATCGGACAGTCCAGCACCGCGATGCCGGCGCCTTCCAGGATGCGGGCGACCTCGTTCTTGTCGTCCAGCGGCAGCGTGCTGGTCTCGATGACGAGGCGGCAGCGGCCGCCGGCCTGCACGGAGGCCGCCACGTTGCGGGCCGACTCCAGCATCGCCGGCGACGTCGACAGCGAGAAGATCAGGACTTCGGCGTCGCGGGCGACCTGCGCCGCGCCATCGCACCCCTGCCCGCCCGCCGCCTTCAACCGCTCCATCGCCGCGGCCGCCACGTCGAAGCCGCTGACCGGGTGCCCGGCGGCGACCAGGGCCTCCGCCATCGCGCCGCCCATGATCCCGAGTCCGATGAGGCCCACCGGCTCTCTTGCGCTGCTAGCCATTGCTGTTCCCGTTTCCAGTTCGATCCGAATCCTGCGCTGCTGCCGTCATTCGGCCTTGATGTTGGCCGACTTCACCACGGCGCCCCACTTGGCCATCTCGGTCTTGATGTAGCCGCCGAAATGCTCGGGCGTGTCGCCCACGGGAATGGCGCCCTGGCCGAGCAGGTCCTGCTCCACGTCCTTCTGCTTGAGGATGGCGACGATCTCG from Ramlibacter pinisoli includes:
- a CDS encoding CoA transferase, producing the protein MTGVLAGLRVVEAAAFVAAPLGGMTLAQMGADVIRIDSVGGGLDYRRWPVTPEGTSLFWTGLNKAKRSVVLDLATPEGRELAMALATAPGDDAGLFLTNFPPRGWLDHDKLRARRADLIQFTLMGDRLGGSAVDYTVNARVGLPFMTGPRDGTGAVNHVLPAWDLITGQMVAVGLLAAERHRRRSGQGQHVKLSLEDVALAVVAHLGLVTEAELGQPRERHGNDLFGAFGRDFTCADGRRVMLVGLTLKQWKAIVETCGIGDQVRQLEARLGVDLSQEGERFRHREALNALVGPWIAARPLAEVRAALDRTGACWGAYQDIATLAQDDPACSPANPMFARIEQPGVGRVLAAGIPLEFSGQQRTEPAPAPLLGQHTEQVLTELLGLPGAEFGRLHDRGIVRTAVPG
- a CDS encoding acyl-CoA dehydrogenase family protein encodes the protein MKDDARACPGLDPGTAALAAARRLLGGVRAAFDAGTLALGRQCLSNGRLDGRKLDQQQVASFELAWAGADLLASETALAAVADDAPAIEGALALLFAADAVASVLDKLETVYLEAGLDLAALRQLRAGTDWDLLRAAGSGARALEAAGRAVAASDGELGPVALDEQHALAQDAFRRFAADVVAPQAEAIHRHDRTVPESLLQPLREMGVFGLAIPERFGGSSPNDREDTLLMVVVTEALSEGSLAAAGSLITRPEILSRALMAGGTEAQKASWLPRLAAGDPLCAIAITEPDYGSDVAGLALRGTKVEGGWRLTGAKTWCTFAGKAGVLMVVTRTHPDRSLGHKGLSLLLVEKPSFDTHEFSVEQEGGGRLTGRAIPTIGYRGMHSFDLSFEDFFVPDANVVGGEAGLGQGFYLTMAGMVGGRMQTAARACGVMRAALRAAIRYGHDRKVFGSPLVDFPLTQAKLARMGARLAACRRLAYRVAGLIDAGQGRMEASLVKLLACRSAEMVTREALQLHGGMGYAEETPVSRYFVDARVLSIFEGAEETLALKVVARGLMERALGLAGAGA
- a CDS encoding NAD(P)-binding domain-containing protein translates to MGLIGLGIMGGAMAEALVAAGHPVSGFDVAAAAMERLKAAGGQGCDGAAQVARDAEVLIFSLSTSPAMLESARNVAASVQAGGRCRLVIETSTLPLDDKNEVARILEGAGIAVLDCPISGTAVRMKEGAWTIYCSGAEPSYERARPLLQVFTQMVPFVGAYGNGTKMKFAANHLVAILNVACAESTNLARKMGLDPRQVLELFGNSPVIGTGVMRLRMPFMIERRYEPATMKVEVWQKDMQVIGDMARSVDCPTPLFSACVPIYSAAMAQGRAKHDTASVSEVLAGLAGVDRS